The following is a genomic window from Malus sylvestris chromosome 12, drMalSylv7.2, whole genome shotgun sequence.
GAGAAACATACCAAATCAGCTTCTTTCTCAAGCCAAAACACAATCCCAATTTCTCAGGCGAAATCCATCAATACCGCCAAAACCACACACCCAAAAGAACCAAAAATCTCAGAAATTGCAAGAAATCtaagaaaaaaatcaatcaaattcTCCAGTCAAAAGCTTTTGACCTACTTTTGTTACTGCTGGAATTGTGAAATTGCAGATTTCGAGCTTGCAATCCCCAATTGGGAAACAGATGATATCCGGCAGGCAGAAGAACGGCCGGTCTCTGGCGTCGCCGTCGAGCTCGCGCTTCGTGACGGAAACCGTTAACGGGTCCCACAACTTCATCATCAAAGGGTATTCCTTGGCCAAAGGAATTGGGGTCGGAAAGCACATTGCCAGTGAGAATTTCACCGTCGGAGGGTTTCAATGGGCCATCTATTTTTACCCTGATGGGAAAAACCCTGAGGATAACTCCGCCTACGTCTCCGTCTTCATTGCCCTCGCCTCCGAGGGCACCGACGTTCGAGCTCTCTTCGAATTGACTCTCGTTGATCAGGGTCCTAATGGCAAGCACAAGGTCCATAGCCATTTCGATCGATCCCTCGAAAGCGGGCCTTACACCCTTAAGTACAGGGGCAGCATGTGGTGGGTAATTTCACTTTGCTCGTATCTTGTTCTGGGTTCATTTCAATTCTTCGAAAATTTTCGCTAATTCGATGCTTTACTTAATTGGAAATGAGTTTATGTATGTTGTGAATGAATGTTTTTCGcaattttttgttaattctATGCTTTATACAATTGGAAATTAGTTTACTTATGTTGTTAACGAATATTTTTTCGCAGTTTTTCGCTAATTCCATGCTTTACTTAATTGGAAATGAGTTTATGCATGTTGTGAATGAATGAATTCTTGCAGTTCTTCAATGAGACTGGCGGTTTGTTAGATTGGGAATAGGATTTTGAATAGCTACTTTGGTACTGGTAGGCATAGCAGGATTGCTATTTGTAATCAATTGTGTTTTTGTCTTAGAAATGGATAGTATTTGACTACTAACAGATTTGATATGTAATGCTATTTGAACTTCGTATCGTTTATACATTTTAAAGTAAACTTATTTGCAATTGGGTTTTAGGGGCTACAAACGATTTTTCAGAAGGACACTGCTCGAATCATCTAGTTTCCTCAAGGATGATTGCTTGAAAATCAATTGCACAGTTGGTGTTGTGGTTTCTGCAATAGATAGTTCAAGATTGCACTCCATACATGTCCCCGATTCTGATATTGGGGATCATTTTGGTATGCTTTTGGAGAATGAGGAAGGTTCAGATGTTACATTTAATGTGTGTGGTGAAAGGTTTCATGCTCACAAGCTAGTATTGGCAGCTAGATCTCCTttatttgaaaaagaattttTCGATGGAACGGAAGAAGAGAATCATGATATAGTTGTTACCGATATGGATCCCAAGGTCTTTAAGGTAACGCTTCTCAactatttcttttcctttaaaATTAGGCTTTTTTAAGAGCGAGTTGTATTTGTTGTAGTATGTCATTTGGCATTtggaaataatataatataccaGTTTATTCTAGGTGGTTTGCTTCCTATGAACAAAGTTCATCTGGCTTTCCTATCTAATGTCTTTTGTGCTGTCTGAGCAGGCATTGCTACACTTCATATACACGGATAACCTAGTTGAAGATGAAGAGTTGTCAGATGCAAGTTCACTGTGCATGTCATCTCTATCTGATGGATTAGCTGCCAAGTTGCTAGCTGCATCAGACAAATATTGCTTACCTCGACTCCGACTGATGTGTGAATCTGTTCTCTGCAAGATTATGTCTGTTAATTCTGTTGCCATTATTCTGGCCTTGGCCGACCGTTATCGTGCTATGGATCTAAAGTCTGTATGCCTAAAGTTTGCTGCTGAAAACCTAGTTGGTATGTCCTCCCtgtttaattttctgttttcatgGTTCTTACTTTATGTAAGGGGTAGGTAAGGGGTTTGAATCAGGATAAGTCGTGTGTGTGTCCTTTTGGTATACTGTATACTGTTATCAGAAACAATTAGGGAGTGCAGCGGCTGGGATTCCAGTCTAATCATTAAGGGATCAAGTCGGAGCCCATGGAAAGACATTTCTCAAGAGAttaactcgtttttcttcttGCTTCCAATTTTGGTGGGTAACGATGAAAGGGTCAGGTTTTGGGAACAGAGGTAGGTGCTGGAAAATGCCTTATGCCTTTTTTTCCATAGACTATACAATCTATCGCAGTTTCTTTTGAGTTGGGATTTTGAGTTTCGTAGTAATATGAATGAATTGGAAGAACCAATTCATTCTCTACATACTGGTATACTTCTTTCAAGTTTAGGGATGCTTCTTCTCTACAAACTTTTCAAATTGGAAAGCAGCTGCCTTTTAAGTGCCTTTTGTGTATATACTGGTCCTCTGTAGTTTTCTCTCTTTgcgataattttattatttttcctggaaaaaaaaaaaaaagatttgtttCCAACTTTCCATTGCCATCACGATTCTCAATCTGCCCCTATGCAAATACACGAAAGCAGCTGAttgacccaatcaaatagtgcATAACAAACATAAGGGGTACTTATCTTCCAACTTCACGCTAGACCCTTTTACCCAATAGCAAAAGGACAGATTGAGGATGGTACGAGTAGGGAACCTATCTGATTTTGACTTAATTTTGAGCTTTCTGATTTCTCTAGCAGCTTTAAGTGTTTCATATCTGGGATAACTTGTAGTTCCTGGTTAGGTTTATGTTGCTCGCCAAAACTAATTGAGGTTTTGCATGAGCAAAGTGGGACCTGCCGTATAACAGTGAGTCTAACATACAGATTGTGGGAGTGAAATTACATACATATTGTGGGAGTGAAATTGCATATAACCAATAATGATATGCTTTTGCTGCCTTTATTGCTtatgcttttacttttgaaagTACATATTGTGGGAGTGAAATTACAAACAGCATGCATTATTTTCCCAAAACAAGGATGATATGCTTTTGCTGTTTGCTTTATGAAGTAGAGCCATCAACCACTCGGTTCTCCCCACCCTTCCCCTCCTCTCTGTGCTTGTGATGAATCTGCAGTACGATTGTGCATTCACTTTAGTATTTCGTTGTCAATTTATTTAGTTATACAAATATCAAAATCTTAAGCTTGGATTACAAGTGAGTTCTTACGATCAAAATTTAGGGATCCTGCAGTTACTGAAAACCTGGGAATCGAGAATGGTGCCTGTCGTTTCTATTGCACTTTACATGCCAGTCTCCTAAGTCTCTGTGCTCACTTATCATTTCTACACTTTCTGATTGACATGTTTGATGCAGCGGTCATGGAATCGGATGGTTTTGAGTATCTCAAGGAAAACTGCCCGCTGCTGCAGTCAGAGCTGCTGAAGACAGTTGCTGGATGCGATGAGGAACTTAGCGGAGGGGGAAAGACTCGGAGTGTGTGGGCCCAGTTTTCTGACGGAGGGGATACGAATGACAGGAGCGTAAGGCAACGAACCTGGGAAAACGGAGGCGACAGAAGTCAAAGCATTTGGGCCCCGCTTTCCGACGGTGTCGATGCGAGAGGTAGGAGTAGGAGTAGGAGTCCCAGGCAAGATGATTGACGTGGAGGATGTGTGTATTGGTTTGAATGCGAGTAGATGGAAGTAAAAATGACTAGCAAAACTATGTGATAAAAGAAGAATGTATGACAGAATAAGAAAAAGCATGGCTGTTGTTATTTTGTCTGTAACGTTTATTTGTTTGATGAACTAGAGAGTAATTTTTTGTGTTTGTAAAGCTGCAAACGTTAACGCTAGGGAAAGTGACCAAGAAAATTGTGCTTTTTGCAGTGCATTTAGTGCGATCGGTGATGCGGCTAATGCATCTGTTTGAGCGACCCTGACGGGCGCCTAAGCGGATCTAGAcgtaattatttaattttcaaactccTAGGGACTAATGTAGGGCCTAACATCTCGGCAACGCTAGGCGGAGATTTGTAGAACACAGTGTACGTAAGTTATCATGCCTTCGGTGTGGCTCCGATTGATTCCGAGTGTATTATGCTCACCACTCTTAATGTCAGTGTAACATTTTTCTTATCGTTCAAGACTTGTGACGTAGGAGGATCTTGTCCAAATTTGAAAATCCACTGAAGCATGAGCAAAAACGCTACTTTGGTTctttgaataaaacaaatataaaatacATTTTCGGTCTTTTCCCTAACCGTGAATTATAGAACAACCTATAAACCAATAAATTCAACAATTATTAAACTTTGATGGAAAAAATAAATGCGACCCATGGCTGAGTTTAGGCTCATATTTGACAAAGTGTGTGTTCTTTTAAAATGATCGAAAATGTTTTGAATGAGTATTTTTGGTAAACCAATTATGagtaaaaatgtaagtaaattataaaaaaaacatttgaagtgTTTCTTTCAAGAAACACACTTCTTTGATGAAATAtttaaatgcttttggaacTTAAAAGTACTCATAAAaaacgttttcaatcattttagatACTTGCAAACTGTAAGTTTTGTATTGGATTAAATTTGTTTTGTGGCAAGCAAATTGGTGGGGTAGTATATTTTCCTTAGAAATTCTTGGTCGAAGGTTCGTGAAGATTGGAATGTTGTGTACAATCCAAAAATGCAAGCAATTCTCCACCTCTTCCCTTCGTTGTCCAGTTCTTACCAGAAGTGTACAACTttgtgctgctgctgctgtaaTTTCTATATTTGTTACTTCTTACTTTACTTGGTAGAATAGATCCATCACTATCAACCTCCATCCCCAGAAATCTATCACCTTCGACCACCATCCCCAGAAAAGCACCCATCTTTCACCCAACAACCCAGTGGCAGTGTCATCCTGCTCCCCCTCCCCTTCATAAACTCCCTTATCTCCAAACTGTTCAGAGAAAAACACacaatttatttccttttttatttcagTGATATAGTGAACAGgcgaaaagtgcttttgaattGAGTGTTTTTGGTTGGGTTTGCAAAGTGCTGATATGCAAAGTGTTGGTGGGGGCAAGTGCTTTTGGGGGTTTAGAAGTTTGATTCAGAGGAAGGAAGTTGATTCAGTTCATGTGGGGAGGAGGGAGGGGCATCATCAATTGGCTAGGATATTATCTGTCACTGACCTCATTGCCATTGGTAATAATTCCATTAACT
Proteins encoded in this region:
- the LOC126593430 gene encoding BTB/POZ and MATH domain-containing protein 4 produces the protein MISGRQKNGRSLASPSSSRFVTETVNGSHNFIIKGYSLAKGIGVGKHIASENFTVGGFQWAIYFYPDGKNPEDNSAYVSVFIALASEGTDVRALFELTLVDQGPNGKHKVHSHFDRSLESGPYTLKYRGSMWGYKRFFRRTLLESSSFLKDDCLKINCTVGVVVSAIDSSRLHSIHVPDSDIGDHFGMLLENEEGSDVTFNVCGERFHAHKLVLAARSPLFEKEFFDGTEEENHDIVVTDMDPKVFKALLHFIYTDNLVEDEELSDASSLCMSSLSDGLAAKLLAASDKYCLPRLRLMCESVLCKIMSVNSVAIILALADRYRAMDLKSVCLKFAAENLVAVMESDGFEYLKENCPLLQSELLKTVAGCDEELSGGGKTRSVWAQFSDGGDTNDRSVRQRTWENGGDRSQSIWAPLSDGVDARGRSRSRSPRQDD